Part of the Drosophila kikkawai strain 14028-0561.14 chromosome 3L, DkikHiC1v2, whole genome shotgun sequence genome is shown below.
TTAATGTTCATATGTATTGTGTGTAAATTCCATTTGCTGCAATTGTTGCAATGACAGGCATTTTGTCGTCTGACAATTTgtatttcagttttttatgtattttttttctggttgAAGTACGAAATATCCGGCACTACCGCCTGCTGAGTTTCGCTGAATTGAGTTGTGCAAAGTACTCGCATTGTTTTGATTTCGGTGGATCGGTGGATCTCTTCGGGGGCCTGATTTTTGCATTCATATTCATGGTACAAACCACACATAAAGTTGGCGTGCGAAAAAACTCAGCAACATGCGGAATTTAGCTGTGTTTTTATGCAGTTGTGTGGGATTTTGAATTTGGGAAagtatatttttgtgttttattgtttGGACATAGTGTAAGGCTTAATTGCATTTTGCTTTGGAAACCGAGTCGTGTTGACTCCGCTTGAACTTTTCGCTTGTTTTAGGTTGTAtcagaaattaaagaaattaattatttgaacAAGTTTTCgtgtttaattaatacaaaaccTAGTCAATTAATTGGTTTAAATGGGTTAATAActataattacattttaatatgttaaaatcaatttgttgaTCAgttattaaatgtatataacCCTTTGAGTTTACTTtaactataataaataaacataaattcgttttaaaggaaaattaaattggATTAAAATCTTGGAAATAACCATTGAATACCCCAGAaaccaataaataattataaaaatattttatttaaatacagtTATCTTAAAGTTATAAACTGCAGGCAGccaaagaatatttatatattcaaaatattttcttttatagaGTATGCTTAATTTTCTGTAATAAAACTTCAAAAGTTCTCCTCAAATCTGCTTTATGTGAAACAAATATATTGAAAtaccaaaacaaataaataaaattataataaacacacactttAAGACCACAATTGGTAGTTTAAATTGGATCCAAGCCATCCCAAATAATTCCCAGCACtctgaaaacaaataaaattaaagatctCCACTGATCTCTGCCCCCCAAAAGGCAATCAAAACCGTCTCAGcaggaaatttaattataattaaaatgaaaaagtgCTGAGAACCTTCACAAATGCCGACAGAGTGATAGAGAGAAACCCCAGCAGCTAACTGTGAAAATAGAAGGGAACCCCGGCGAAACAATAAAAGATACAACATATTTTGTGTACTTTCATCGCCGCTCCAGATGAGCTAAAAATTGTTCACGCTCCGCATTCTTCACAGTCCATTTCGTGCGATCCGAGATCATAAACAAAGATCGCGAATTCAAATTCAAAGGCAGATACTATATTCAAATCGAGGCTGTGCCAGTTCCCGGGCGGGCAATTACTTACTCTTGCTTTCCTGGCCATCTGAACTTGGCCAATTAAGTCTTGGTCTGAGGAAAGTCTAGTCCGTGAGATGCTCGACTCTGTTGTAATGGATCCACTAACCGAAATATCGTTATAATTGCAGGCATTAGGCCCAGATCCATTAGCCATTAACCTTTGGTatttggtttcggtttctgttaCAACCGTAAATAATCGAATGCGCTAACAACAACCGACTATTGGCTTCTCTCCTTTTGTTGTCTGCTTTTAATACGTTTTTCAAcagtttgtttaaattatgCCGTAAAATTTTTTGAACATTGTGCGCATGTGTAAGCGCCATGCCCCTGCCCCCGTCACTGTTTCCCCCCTTTTTGCCCATTTTGGGTGACTGCAACACGCAACGCGCAACAGTTGACTTTCACCAGCTGAGAGGCACTTGGATTTATGCCCAGCATTCATGTCGTGCAGGTTAGAGCTGCCACCTGTCCCGCGTCCCGTGTCTCTTATTcactcctctctctctcacctAAATCACCATCCCCCATCCCCCACCTGGGCTATCTTAATTGCTCATTGACAACTGCCTGCTGGAGGAGCTCCGCTCCATTCCTTGTCTCGGCCCTAATCAATGGCATTTCGCTTTCATTACGACCGCGTTAATTGAAGCTGGCTAAATAATTGCAAAACTCACCCCTGTAAATGAACTACACTTAGCaaatttaaagggaaattcatgcaaattaaatatgtaaaagaGATATATTATACAGCCAACTATAAATAGTagattcaaaaatatatttaaaaaatatatgaaagtCTTGTcatattttggaaaaaaatattccTCCTTGCATAAAACACCCAACATTTTGCTGAGTGTAATGGGGTCGCACTATGACTGGATTAGTCTACAAACTCTCCACGGCACTCAGCTGTTTGGTGGTCTGCGCATGTCCCGATTGTGTCATTGTGTCATTCTCGCCAAGCAACAACATGGAGCATTAGCTTTTGCGGCGAACCAAGAAATTCCATTTATCAGAAGATTGGATGATGTCGGAGGCGAGCTCCGCTAGCAAATCACCGCCCAGCGGAGTGCGAAGGGTGCGCACGGATCTCAAGACCTCGGAGAATCGATTTCTGGGTGCTGGCTTTGGTGGACACCAGCGGACCAGCTCGCCGATGACCATCAAGCAGCGGCATCTCCACTACTACCTGGCCAGCAGTGCGCCCCAGGCCAGGGAAACATATCACAGGCACTGGCCCTACTTAAACCTAAGACTTGAAGTATTTacttaatcaatttaattaaaaatttgtattgttttattttgcagCGCCCAACTGCCCGCCCGTGCCACCAGATTGCTGAACCGGTCACGTCTCCAGGACCAGCAGCTCACCGGTAACGATTCGGACAACAGTTTGAGGTCCACACACAGCGGCGGAGCTTCGGCGGCCGCTGCTGTACGCAAGAGGAGCACGGCCAACTCACGAGCCTCCACCGCCTCGTCCACGGCCAGTCTGCCCCGACAGCgtcacctgcagcagcagcagcacctggGACAGTCGGGAGTTGGCGGAGGAGGGGCAGGGGGTACAGGTTCGGGAGCTTCTAGCCAAAGGTGCAGTGGCGAGCTGCATAGCTCGTCGGACGACCTGATGTTGTATGACAAGTCCTTCCGCAATGCCATGCTCCAGGATGTGCTGCAGTTCAAGAAGCAGCTGCTGCGACTGCGTCGCATACTCCAGGAGGTGAGTCGAgtcattaaaaataagaaattactttttgtttttcttagctaattaaataaagtaattattGTTTAGTacttcaattattatttagttaattaCACCAGAAAATGCACTTTTCTTTGCTTACATTTCCATGGCACACCCATCACTCATACACATTCACTTGCACAACTCCTAGGAACCAGATTTTGATTTGAAACGGGTACGTTGCCTTtggtttttcatttattttcatctGCCCAGGGGCATCTTTGGTTTCTTGTGCTTCAATGATGGATAGAAAGTAATCCATTGGCTTTTACTATACTTTTTTCTTAGACGGAAACGCTCAATCCTTTCGAGAACGACAACGTTCAGCTGTTCGCCGCCTGCGGTTTGGATAGCAAGCAGCTGAATGACATCGATCTGGCCAGCCTGACCTCGTCCACGACGGAGGATCCGCTCCAGGAGCTAACGGATCTACGTAGACAGGTGGTTTACCTTCAGGTATTTGCACGTTTTTTGCATTTCGTTTGCTCGTTAAGCTGGGAGAATTGGGTCACAAATCGATCTATTCGATATATTTTGGATTCGAAGCAGGACAAGATTTTCCTATTGCATTTTAACTCTTGCTGTTGTTCCTTAATGTTCGTTAGATATATggattctatatatatatccatttagCATGTCAAATACCCAATCAAGGCGAATACTATATCTATGCTTATTGTAAAATTCTATCTTTGGAAACAACATGTACACTGTTTATAACATAGTTTCGGCcttagttttgttttaaagTGTTGATTTTGCACTTTTTACACACAAATCCAAACTCTCTACACtctttacataaatatatatatagcccaaatatatatctatagctgttgtttacaaaaaaatgcTTTGATTTTAAGGCAAagaaaagttaatttaaaaatcagacTTAATCAAAGCATGACtgtcttaaaaaatatgcaaaactaAGCCAAGTTAGCCCCGCAGATACTCGTTTACTGTATAGATACATTTATATAGATACATATAGATATGATTTTCACACTCTCTGGCTTAGATTTAACCACTAGTGACCTTTCATGCCTCGCTCCACAAGAGTGAACTGACATTTGCTGATCTCTGCTCTCCCATCCCACTCCCCCGCTACTCCTCCGACAGGGTCAAGTGGACGATCGTGATCGCACCATCCGCCTGCAGCGGGATCTCATCGAGCAACTGGAGGCGGAGAAGCGACAAAAGGCGCTGGCCAATGGCACCTCCACCAGCGAGCCACCCGGCAAGGAGCTCATCAGCATGGCCACCCAGACGGAGCGGGTAAGTGTCGTGtgcatatacacatatatatctCACCGGTCCAATCCCGATTATTCCGTTAATGATATGTGTTTGCACAACATTGACTaaccgaaaagaaaaacaaaagctatCGACTATTTCAATTCCGATTTCGATTCCACTTTCACAGACACGACCACTTGCCATTGGTGCGGAGGGTTTGTCCAGGTAGGCAGACTTTCATGTTGTTTctatttcgatttcgatttcggccATCTACCTCATACGGTTTTCTGCATTATTTCTGTATTTTGTTTCTGTATTTTGTTGCTTTGTTTGGGAATTTGTGTAATACTTGTAATTTTGGGGGCTTTTCATCAACCGCAGCTGTGTGGCCGCAAACTAACAAAACTAATACAAAACGATGCCGCCGCCTGTTGCTGCTACTTAATGCTTgttacacagagaaaaatatatgtaaattggGTTGTTAATTTGTTTGAAATGAAGCTGTGAAATTGggttgttaaaaaaaaggcTTTACTAATCAAAAAAGtcgtaaatataataaaatacctATTAACCATGGTTTACTCccttaattttgtatatatttaagccattaaaataacttttatgttttcaattttgatttaaatgtaAGAATTAAAGATCagactttatattttaattgagtttattatcttttatttattttaaaaacaaaataaattaaattaaatccactaaataataataaaattgaaaattaaaagcctaaactaaaatttcaataaaatataattttaaaaaatacgGAAATagttaactttaatttatttgtaatttataaaaatgtaactTTCTCTATCGGAaacttttaatcaaaatttcaatgaatttaacattaaataaGAAGTTAATtagaaaagtttatttatatataatttataaacatatcaaattaattaatatttagtcAAAATACTATTTCTCTTTGTGTAATCTCTGTTGCAAGTGCCTGTTGCCTGCCAGTGGCTGCTGATATTGCCGCTGGAATCGGTTTCAGCTGGCTTCACGCTCCGCTGGCATGCAAATCAGTTGGCCACTTTTTGCCGGCTCTTGACGCTAATGGCGGCCAATTGCAATTGGAGCAGTCTAATTAGGGCCGATTCTGCAGTAGCTGCAGAGTTGGGAGCTGCTGGCTGCAAGCGGTTAGCTGTTAGCTGAAATCTGCAGCAAATCTTTCAGCAACAGGAGGCGGAAACCGAACAGACTAACAATAGATACCCGGTACCCGATCTTTCTTCCTCGATTAACCCATCTGGATTTCTCTCTTccccaaaaacacacacacacacactctgccATAATGCTTCCATGGAATACATATACACTCTGCTTTCTTATCTCTAACCATCCCTCTGGCATATTTAGACTACAATTTGGGGAGCAACAGGTACTATTTTGTGATTTCATCCTAGCCATCATTGTGCTCTGTGCCATCAatcttatatgtatattacacCTAAGCTATAACTGTATGGATAACTGCAACTCGTGCACCTGAGAAACTAACTAACTAATCAAGTTCCACTAAAGCATTTACTAACTAAACAACCCAGACCCAATTGAAACCTACCAAAGCTTTAATATCCATAAGATAACTATAACTATAACTATAACtatgtttta
Proteins encoded:
- the LOC108078739 gene encoding uncharacterized protein isoform X8 yields the protein MMSEASSASKSPPSGVRRVRTDLKTSENRFLGAGFGGHQRTSSPMTIKQRHLHYYLASSAPQARETYHSAQLPARATRLLNRSRLQDQQLTGNDSDNSLRSTHSGGASAAAAVRKRSTANSRASTASSTASLPRQRHLQQQQHLGQSGVGGGGAGGTGSGASSQRCSGELHSSSDDLMLYDKSFRNAMLQDVLQFKKQLLRLRRILQETETLNPFENDNVQLFAACGLDSKQLNDIDLASLTSSTTEDPLQELTDLRRQVVYLQGQVDDRDRTIRLQRDLIEQLEAEKRQKALANGTSTSEPPGKELISMATQTERTRPLAIGAEGLSRSKPEYTSYTTHFPTLHLHDSTLAATTIIRHHQSNHSSSSHQGERERDKTQSSCPALCQTRRHTIISTTLTNYNQQLAAASFPDTPPRRSSIGWDSTTTNTPSASYKPVRITLIGEPLPLKHNIKSSTGSLSSLSCSSTSSLSPQAQNGVKLRYPNGCQSKPSAHYQPLYNSNKMTNPTVTIV